A section of the Paenibacillus yonginensis genome encodes:
- the cls gene encoding cardiolipin synthase, with product MRKGIQIFFITVILIIFYLFGFNFFGKFGGTLLSIFQTLTVITIGLAIFMENRNPSSTLAWILVLALLPVVGLVLYFLIGQNYFRRKKYDKKALEDQEAYERIDHNGLIIKGEDTRFSHDQQKLLRLSQKMARTPVSLASRTWVLTNGEETFSSLLLELKKATHHIHMEYYIYRADAIGREIQQTLIEKAKEGVEVRFMYDAVGSIGLPKSFLKEMRDAGIEIGIFGAVRFLALSSRVNYRNHRKIVVIDGKTAFMGGLNVGDEYLSRSKTYGFWRDTHMLVKGEAVRTLQIIFLQDWKYVTGQTLMGLEYLSPELERNCTGAVQIIPNGPDNENDSLKNIIFSMIVSAEKSVWLATPYFIPDDDILTALQVAALAGLDVRILFPAKPDKWLPFLASHSYFPSLLEAGVKIYEYEKGFLHSKLLIADGKVATVGTANMDMRSFHLNFEVNALLVGTESVDKMVADFERDLLSTHLIELNAFMRKKIVVRFMESAARLMSPLL from the coding sequence ATGAGAAAAGGGATACAGATATTTTTCATAACGGTCATATTGATTATTTTCTATCTGTTCGGCTTTAATTTCTTCGGGAAGTTCGGCGGTACGCTGCTGAGTATCTTCCAAACGCTGACGGTAATTACGATCGGACTTGCCATCTTTATGGAGAACCGCAACCCGTCCAGTACGCTGGCCTGGATTCTGGTCCTGGCCCTGCTGCCTGTCGTAGGCCTGGTCCTGTATTTCCTCATCGGACAAAACTATTTCCGAAGAAAGAAATACGACAAGAAGGCTTTGGAGGATCAAGAGGCATATGAGCGGATCGACCATAATGGCCTGATCATCAAAGGCGAGGATACCCGTTTCTCCCATGATCAGCAGAAGCTGCTGCGCCTCTCGCAGAAAATGGCCCGTACTCCCGTTTCTCTGGCCAGCCGCACCTGGGTGCTGACGAACGGTGAAGAAACCTTCTCTTCGCTGCTCCTGGAGCTGAAGAAGGCGACTCACCATATCCATATGGAATATTATATTTACCGCGCGGATGCGATCGGCCGGGAAATCCAGCAGACGTTGATCGAGAAAGCGAAGGAAGGCGTCGAGGTCCGCTTTATGTATGACGCGGTGGGGAGCATCGGCCTGCCCAAATCCTTTCTGAAGGAAATGAGAGATGCCGGTATTGAAATCGGTATTTTTGGTGCTGTCCGCTTTCTGGCTTTGTCCAGCCGCGTGAATTACCGCAATCACCGCAAGATTGTAGTTATTGACGGCAAGACGGCCTTCATGGGAGGCCTGAACGTCGGCGACGAATATTTGAGCCGCAGCAAGACTTACGGCTTCTGGCGCGATACGCATATGCTCGTCAAAGGCGAAGCCGTGCGGACGCTGCAAATTATTTTTCTCCAGGACTGGAAATACGTCACCGGTCAAACCCTCATGGGGCTGGAGTATTTATCGCCCGAGCTTGAACGCAACTGTACGGGAGCTGTACAGATTATTCCCAACGGTCCGGATAACGAGAACGACTCGCTCAAAAATATCATCTTCAGCATGATCGTATCCGCCGAGAAATCGGTTTGGCTGGCGACGCCTTATTTCATCCCGGACGACGACATCCTGACCGCACTGCAGGTAGCGGCCCTTGCCGGGCTAGACGTGCGCATCCTGTTCCCGGCCAAACCGGACAAATGGCTGCCTTTCCTGGCTTCCCACTCCTATTTCCCGTCCCTGCTTGAAGCAGGGGTCAAGATTTACGAATATGAGAAGGGGTTCCTGCACTCCAAGCTGCTGATCGCAGACGGCAAGGTAGCGACGGTCGGCACCGCCAACATGGACATGCGCAGCTTTCATTTGAATTTTGAGGTCAATGCGCTGCTTGTCGGCACGGAAAGCGTGGACAAGATGGTTGCCGATTTCGAACGCGATTTGTTATCCACCCACCTGATCGAACTAAATGCCTTTATGCGGAAAAAGATCGTGGTACGGTTCATGGAATCGGCTGCCCGCCTGATGTCTCCGCTCCTCTAA
- a CDS encoding TetR/AcrR family transcriptional regulator: MSDRSADKKQLILQMALKLFSTQGARTTSMQDIADACGISKGSLYLHFKSKEELETAISHYCLKKLEDLLLLVEHEAGLSPRERLYKQILVLLQQVVELREYLKMQFMDHSRNGKLPLEHDHIRRNNLRLLLLLQKKLLDIYGPAVSPYIGDMLLMMHGMISSCIQLMLLYSSLPFSLERMAGHLMELFDHTANLYMKGGAAPLIPPQTMEEWIQREKDGLPEAPRHPLLIIQQLRQELTDDNLSETREQEAAYETLSILEEEFLRAEPRRAVLTGMLHNLAFLEEHDQAGDTYRELKLLIQASLGAYAAVLPKE; the protein is encoded by the coding sequence TTGTCGGATCGGTCGGCAGATAAGAAACAACTTATTTTACAGATGGCGCTCAAGCTGTTCTCCACTCAAGGTGCCCGCACCACCTCCATGCAGGACATTGCTGATGCCTGCGGAATCTCGAAAGGCAGCCTGTATCTCCATTTCAAATCGAAAGAAGAGCTGGAGACGGCTATATCGCATTACTGTCTGAAGAAGCTGGAGGACCTGCTGCTGCTGGTGGAGCATGAAGCGGGGTTAAGTCCGCGGGAACGGCTTTACAAGCAAATCCTCGTTCTGCTTCAGCAGGTGGTTGAGCTGCGGGAATATTTGAAAATGCAGTTTATGGACCATTCTCGAAACGGCAAGCTGCCTCTCGAGCACGATCATATCCGCCGCAACAACTTGAGACTACTGCTTCTATTGCAAAAAAAGCTGCTGGATATCTACGGGCCGGCTGTCTCACCTTATATCGGAGATATGCTGCTGATGATGCACGGCATGATCAGCTCCTGCATCCAGTTGATGCTCTTATATTCTTCATTGCCGTTCTCTCTGGAAAGGATGGCCGGACATCTGATGGAGCTGTTCGACCATACCGCCAACCTATATATGAAAGGTGGGGCGGCGCCCCTCATCCCTCCCCAAACGATGGAGGAATGGATCCAAAGAGAGAAGGACGGGCTGCCCGAAGCCCCGCGCCATCCGCTTCTGATCATTCAGCAGCTTCGTCAGGAGCTGACGGACGACAACTTGTCTGAAACCCGGGAGCAGGAAGCTGCGTATGAAACCTTATCCATACTGGAAGAGGAATTTCTAAGAGCGGAGCCCCGCAGGGCTGTTTTGACCGGCATGCTGCATAACCTCGCCTTTTTAGAAGAACATGACCAAGCCGGCGATACCTACCGGGAGCTGAAGCTGCTTATCCAGGCTTCCCTCGGAGCTTATGCTGCGGTCCTGCCTAAGGAATAA
- a CDS encoding DMT family transporter: MNRNWLYVLIGGLIEVVWVSGLKHASSWWAWLGTVLAIAASFYLIIEASKRLPVGTVYAVFTGLGTAGTVLAEMVFFHEPFSPVKMLLIALLLCGVLGLKLITDKQKEAEH, translated from the coding sequence ATGAACCGAAACTGGCTGTACGTTCTCATCGGCGGCTTGATTGAAGTCGTCTGGGTGTCCGGCCTGAAACATGCATCCAGCTGGTGGGCATGGCTTGGCACCGTGCTGGCGATTGCCGCAAGCTTCTATTTGATCATAGAAGCCTCTAAACGGCTGCCCGTCGGGACGGTTTATGCCGTCTTCACCGGACTGGGTACGGCCGGCACCGTGCTGGCTGAAATGGTGTTCTTTCATGAACCCTTCTCGCCGGTTAAAATGCTGCTGATCGCCCTGCTGCTCTGCGGCGTACTGGGGCTGAAGCTGATTACCGATAAGCAGAAGGAGGCTGAGCACTGA
- a CDS encoding DMT family transporter → MAWVFLVLAGCCEVLGVIAMNRIVRRKTPSAYLLILASFAGSFSLLSSAMGSLPMGTAYAVWTGIGTVGSALVGMFLYGESRSWTRMLCIAVILASAIGLKLIT, encoded by the coding sequence ATGGCTTGGGTATTTCTGGTGTTAGCCGGCTGCTGCGAGGTGCTGGGGGTCATCGCCATGAACCGGATTGTCCGGAGGAAAACCCCCTCCGCCTATCTGTTGATCCTCGCCTCCTTCGCCGGCAGCTTCTCGCTGCTGAGCTCGGCTATGGGTTCGCTGCCGATGGGTACCGCTTATGCGGTCTGGACTGGTATAGGGACGGTAGGCAGCGCACTGGTAGGCATGTTCCTGTACGGCGAATCCCGCAGCTGGACGCGTATGCTGTGCATCGCTGTCATTCTGGCTTCGGCCATAGGATTAAAGCTCATTACATGA
- a CDS encoding TetR/AcrR family transcriptional regulator, with the protein MSSGKTKLLDASRDCFAAQGFDGASLRDIAELCGIKKPSIYAHFRGKEDLFLQVLERSARQARRSMSRYYAVHRRQPLERRLKGLLSLLLEQYRNNQDLKFLLRTCYFPPHSLHAEVLAVAYPFLDEMEQRLTRVFQSEADSAPAESDLKTIDPVQAAAAYMTMADGVLVDMLYDYPERSERRLELAWPVYWRGIRG; encoded by the coding sequence ATGAGCAGTGGAAAAACAAAGTTGCTGGACGCCTCCAGGGATTGTTTCGCCGCCCAAGGCTTCGACGGAGCTTCTCTGCGCGACATCGCCGAGCTGTGCGGCATTAAGAAACCTTCGATCTACGCCCATTTCCGGGGCAAGGAGGATTTGTTCCTGCAGGTGCTGGAACGTTCCGCCAGACAGGCGCGGCGCAGCATGAGCCGATATTACGCTGTCCATCGTAGACAGCCCCTGGAGCGGCGGCTGAAAGGACTGCTCTCCCTGCTTCTGGAGCAATACCGGAATAACCAGGATCTCAAATTTCTGCTTCGGACCTGTTATTTCCCTCCGCATTCCCTGCATGCCGAGGTGCTGGCTGTTGCGTACCCGTTTCTGGATGAAATGGAACAGCGGCTGACCCGGGTCTTTCAGTCCGAGGCTGACAGCGCTCCTGCAGAGTCCGACCTTAAGACCATTGATCCGGTCCAAGCCGCCGCTGCCTATATGACCATGGCGGACGGCGTGCTTGTTGATATGCTCTACGATTACCCCGAGCGCTCCGAGCGGAGACTGGAACTGGCCTGGCCGGTGTACTGGCGGGGAATCCGCGGATAA
- a CDS encoding efflux RND transporter permease subunit, with protein sequence MKGIINFSLRNKFAIWFLTIIVVFGGLYSGLTMKQETIPNINIPFLTVTTVYPGAAPEGVQKEVTVPLEQKLHNLDGVKTITSTSMENASSIQVEFDYGANLDNASAALRESLNSVTLPDDAQKPQISRFSLSSLPVISLSLASNGANDLEQLTHLAEADIQPMLEDLDGVASVQIAGQYTKNVELTYDKAKMAELGLTEDTVKQIIQASAVHAPLGLFELDKSQTAVVVDGNITTLDDLKKLEIPLVPSAAGGQGGAAAGQGAAAGAAGAGAANGASGSGQAGSAAGLPTVRLDQIAKIEVTGQAESISRTNGRESLGIQIVKSNDANTVDVVNEVKDTVKQLKKDYPDLDLTILLDQGKPIEDSVNTMLFKALFGALFAVLIILIFLRNLRSTIIAIISIPLSLLIAILALRQMDITLNMMSLGAMTVAIGRVVDDSIVVIENIYRRLSLKGEQLKGRRLILESTREMFVPIFSSTVVTIAVFLPLAFVSGMVGELFTPFALTMVFALLASLLVAITLVPALAHTLFRKGLKKTHDHEEKPGALANGYKRILNWTLSHKLVTFGLAVILLIGSLFLTPFIGSSFLPDQEDKSVMVTFSPEPGLTLDEVKEHALEAEKIFLDQPDVESMQYSVGGSNPLSPGPSKSGLFFANYKSDTKNFSKVKEDLIAELTKKVPYGTWSELSAGGGGLGGSQLTVQVFGDNIEQIKPFADQVLKLVQDDTANFAKAESSLSDAYDQYTLKADQAKLSSLGLTAGQLAMTLAPVTTEPVLTSVDIDGKQYEVHIKTDNKTYNSITDIENQTIASPLGMQVPIKDVAQVVKGTSPDAISSIDGKTVVEITANILASDVSGVSKDLESKINGLTKPDGISVKFGGVTEQINDTFTQLGLAMAAAVAIVYFVLVVTFHGALAPFAILFSLPFTVIGALLALLISGDTLNVSSLMGALMLIGIVVTNAIVLIDRVIHKERDGLSTREALLEAGATRLRPILMTAIATIGALLPLVFGWENSAGVISKGLGVTVIGGLISSTLLTLVIVPVVYEFLAKFRRRSLADQED encoded by the coding sequence ATGAAAGGCATCATTAATTTCTCGCTGAGAAACAAATTCGCCATCTGGTTCCTGACGATCATCGTTGTATTCGGCGGATTGTACAGCGGCCTAACCATGAAACAGGAGACGATTCCCAATATCAACATCCCGTTTCTGACCGTTACCACCGTTTATCCTGGAGCCGCGCCGGAAGGCGTGCAAAAGGAAGTCACCGTTCCACTGGAACAGAAGCTTCATAATCTAGACGGCGTAAAGACGATTACGTCAACCTCCATGGAGAACGCCTCTTCCATTCAGGTCGAATTTGATTATGGCGCCAATCTGGACAACGCCTCTGCCGCCCTGCGCGAGTCCTTGAACAGCGTAACGCTGCCTGACGACGCCCAGAAGCCGCAAATTTCCAGATTCAGCCTGAGCTCTCTTCCCGTTATCTCCTTAAGCCTTGCTTCAAACGGCGCCAACGATCTCGAACAGCTGACTCATCTGGCCGAAGCCGATATTCAGCCGATGCTCGAAGATCTGGACGGCGTTGCTTCCGTGCAAATCGCCGGACAATACACCAAGAACGTCGAGCTTACTTACGACAAAGCCAAAATGGCTGAGCTGGGTTTGACGGAGGACACCGTCAAGCAGATTATTCAGGCCTCTGCCGTCCATGCGCCTCTTGGACTGTTTGAACTGGACAAATCCCAGACAGCGGTTGTTGTCGATGGCAACATCACCACGTTGGATGATTTGAAGAAGCTTGAAATTCCGCTGGTTCCTTCCGCAGCCGGGGGTCAAGGCGGTGCTGCTGCAGGTCAAGGCGCTGCTGCAGGAGCAGCTGGAGCAGGGGCTGCCAATGGGGCTTCCGGCTCCGGCCAGGCTGGTTCGGCAGCAGGATTGCCAACCGTCCGTCTGGACCAGATCGCCAAAATCGAGGTAACCGGCCAAGCCGAATCCATCTCCCGCACCAACGGCAGAGAATCGCTTGGCATCCAAATCGTTAAATCCAATGACGCCAACACCGTTGACGTGGTCAACGAAGTGAAAGATACGGTCAAACAATTGAAGAAGGATTATCCGGATCTTGACTTGACTATACTGCTGGACCAAGGCAAGCCGATTGAAGACTCCGTCAACACGATGCTGTTCAAAGCCTTGTTCGGCGCGTTGTTCGCGGTGCTGATCATTCTGATCTTCCTGCGCAACCTCCGTTCCACGATTATTGCCATTATCTCCATTCCTTTGTCGCTGCTGATCGCCATCTTGGCGCTGCGCCAAATGGATATTACGCTGAATATGATGTCGCTGGGCGCCATGACAGTCGCCATCGGCCGGGTTGTCGACGACTCGATTGTCGTTATCGAGAATATCTACCGGCGTTTGTCCCTGAAGGGCGAACAGCTTAAGGGCCGCCGTCTGATTCTCGAATCGACCCGCGAAATGTTTGTTCCGATCTTCTCGTCAACCGTCGTAACTATTGCGGTGTTCCTGCCGCTCGCTTTCGTCAGCGGCATGGTTGGCGAACTGTTTACGCCTTTTGCCCTGACGATGGTATTTGCCCTGCTGGCTTCCCTGCTCGTGGCGATTACGCTTGTGCCGGCGCTGGCTCATACCCTGTTCCGCAAAGGCTTGAAGAAAACCCATGATCATGAAGAGAAACCAGGTGCGCTGGCTAACGGCTACAAGCGGATTCTGAACTGGACCTTGTCCCACAAGCTGGTTACTTTCGGCCTTGCCGTTATTCTGCTGATCGGCAGCTTGTTCCTTACGCCGTTCATCGGCAGCAGCTTCCTGCCGGACCAGGAGGATAAATCCGTGATGGTGACCTTCTCGCCCGAGCCTGGACTTACCCTGGACGAAGTGAAAGAGCATGCGCTGGAAGCCGAGAAGATTTTCCTCGATCAGCCTGATGTAGAAAGCATGCAGTATTCCGTCGGAGGCAGCAACCCGCTTAGCCCGGGGCCTTCCAAGTCGGGATTGTTCTTCGCCAACTATAAGAGCGACACGAAGAACTTCAGCAAAGTGAAAGAAGACCTGATTGCCGAATTAACCAAAAAAGTTCCTTACGGAACCTGGTCCGAGCTCAGCGCGGGCGGCGGCGGTCTTGGTGGCAGCCAGCTGACCGTTCAGGTGTTCGGAGACAACATCGAACAGATCAAACCTTTTGCAGATCAAGTGCTCAAGCTTGTTCAGGACGATACCGCTAATTTCGCTAAAGCGGAATCCAGCTTGTCCGACGCTTACGACCAATACACGCTGAAAGCCGATCAAGCTAAACTGAGCTCGCTTGGACTTACAGCCGGTCAGCTCGCCATGACGCTGGCTCCGGTTACAACCGAACCTGTGCTGACCAGCGTAGATATCGACGGCAAACAATATGAGGTTCATATCAAAACTGACAATAAAACCTACAACAGCATTACCGATATCGAAAATCAAACCATCGCATCGCCGCTTGGCATGCAGGTTCCGATTAAAGATGTTGCCCAGGTTGTCAAAGGAACGTCTCCGGACGCCATCTCCAGCATCGACGGCAAAACGGTCGTTGAAATTACGGCCAACATTCTGGCCAGCGATGTCAGCGGCGTTTCGAAGGACCTGGAGTCCAAGATCAACGGCTTAACCAAACCGGATGGCATCTCCGTCAAATTCGGCGGCGTTACCGAGCAAATTAACGATACCTTCACCCAGCTCGGTCTGGCGATGGCCGCAGCGGTTGCGATCGTGTATTTTGTTCTCGTCGTAACCTTCCACGGCGCGCTTGCACCGTTTGCGATTCTGTTCTCGCTGCCATTCACCGTGATCGGAGCGCTGCTAGCGCTGCTGATTTCCGGCGATACCCTGAACGTTTCGTCCCTGATGGGGGCACTCATGCTGATCGGTATCGTCGTTACGAATGCTATCGTGCTGATCGACCGCGTCATTCACAAAGAGCGTGATGGCCTATCGACCCGGGAAGCCCTGCTCGAAGCCGGCGCTACCCGTCTTCGTCCGATCCTGATGACGGCGATTGCGACCATCGGCGCATTGCTGCCGCTCGTCTTCGGCTGGGAGAACAGCGCGGGCGTCATCTCCAAAGGACTTGGCGTGACCGTTATCGGCGGTCTCATCAGTTCCACCCTGCTGACGCTGGTCATCGTACCGGTCGTATACGAATTCCTGGCCAAGTTCCGCCGCCGCAGCCTGGCTGATCAGGAGGATTAA